A single Deltaproteobacteria bacterium DNA region contains:
- the tsaA gene encoding tRNA (N6-threonylcarbamoyladenosine(37)-N6)-methyltransferase TrmO, with protein sequence MDSFQLFAVGKVKKDSGTTAIEVYKEYADALLGLDQFSHVIVLYWFHKNDTPEKRNVLRVHPRHNMDNPLTGVFACHSPCRPNLIGLSICKILSIKKDVIRIDSIDALNDSPVLDLKSYIPSMNTVQDAFVPQWAARPRPSHSSEIVK encoded by the coding sequence ATGGACTCTTTTCAGTTGTTTGCAGTGGGAAAAGTCAAAAAGGATTCGGGCACCACAGCCATAGAGGTTTACAAGGAATATGCCGATGCCCTTTTGGGGCTGGATCAGTTTTCCCATGTAATAGTGCTGTATTGGTTTCATAAAAACGATACGCCTGAGAAAAGAAATGTCTTGCGTGTTCATCCCAGACACAATATGGATAACCCGTTGACAGGCGTATTCGCCTGCCATTCCCCCTGCAGGCCTAATCTCATTGGTCTATCAATCTGTAAAATTCTGTCAATCAAAAAAGACGTAATCCGGATTGATTCAATCGATGCCCTCAATGATTCACCGGTGTTGGACCTGAAATCATACATCCCTTCCATGAATACAGTGCAAGATGCCTTTGTCCCGCAATGGGCGGCCCGGCCTCGACCGTCTCATTCATCAGAGATCGTCAAATAG
- a CDS encoding O-acetyl-ADP-ribose deacetylase, producing MKYPDEHYTGINEKHGPTEVTEARKSLDKILEWQEDGIVEIKIGSSVVELTQGDITQQDTEAIVNAANRTLLGGGGVDGAIHRAAGPELLAECRTLGGCDTGDAVVTRGYRLKAKYVIHTVGPVYRGPDPSTERLLESAYRRSLEVALAKEIRSVAFPAISTGAYGYPLGEAASVALHTVVDFLQAHPEIKLVRFVLFDQRALEAFEKALERFIPAGS from the coding sequence ATGAAATATCCAGACGAGCATTACACTGGGATAAATGAAAAGCACGGCCCGACTGAAGTTACAGAGGCCAGGAAGTCATTAGACAAGATCTTGGAATGGCAGGAGGACGGCATCGTGGAAATTAAGATCGGATCGTCCGTAGTGGAGTTGACACAGGGAGATATCACACAGCAGGATACAGAGGCCATAGTAAATGCAGCCAATCGCACCCTTCTGGGTGGAGGCGGCGTGGATGGTGCAATTCACCGGGCAGCAGGCCCGGAATTGCTTGCCGAGTGCCGAACCCTTGGAGGCTGCGACACAGGGGATGCAGTGGTCACCCGAGGCTATAGGCTCAAGGCCAAGTATGTGATCCATACAGTGGGTCCCGTCTATCGTGGTCCAGATCCAAGTACAGAGCGCCTGCTTGAAAGCGCCTACCGAAGGAGCCTGGAAGTCGCACTGGCAAAGGAAATCCGCTCAGTGGCCTTTCCTGCCATCAGCACGGGGGCCTATGGATATCCCCTGGGAGAAGCGGCTTCTGTGGCCCTTCATACCGTTGTTGATTTTCTGCAGGCCCACCCTGAAATCAAGCTGGTTCGCTTTGTGCTTTTTGATCAAAGGGCCCTTGAAGCATTTGAAAAAGCCCTTGAAAGGTTTATTCCGGCAGGATCATAA